Proteins from one Toxotes jaculatrix isolate fToxJac2 chromosome 13, fToxJac2.pri, whole genome shotgun sequence genomic window:
- the LOC121191631 gene encoding ubiquilin-4-like — protein sequence MTRKLTPDPSCSIGGVKMADQGAADPGNNNNNKPEASEGTIIKVTVKTPKDKEEIAIAEDASVTQFKEEISRRFKAKQDQLVLIFAGKILKDGDSLSQHGIKDGLTVHLVIKTAHKAGDGGSTSASSSTSTQAGSTSTSSPAANPSSTAGSTGSAPPPTQTPNILTGFGDLASLAGLGMGSANFMELQQQMQRQLMSNPEMLSQIMENPLVQNMMSNPDLMRQMIMANPQMQQLMERNPEISHMLNNPELMRQTMELARNPAMMQEMMRNQDRALSNLESIPGGYNALRRMYTDIQEPMFSAAREQFGSNPFSALGGSSESGAQPSRTENREPLPNPWGPPNSSNPSESGGATTGSTSTTGGTNPSVSNPLGINPGSLGNGIFNSPGMQSLLQQISENPQLMQNMLSAPYMRSMMQSLAQNPELASQVLMNNPLFAGNPQLQEQFRAQLPIFLQQMQNPEALSVMTNPRAMQALMQIQQGLQTLQTEAPGLMPSLMSGGIPGIPTGGGIPTENPASSPSSAGTNTAQQQLMQQMLQMFAGGGGGGSATTQTPEVRFQSQLDQLNAMGFINREANLQALIATGGDINAAIERLLGSQPS from the exons ATGACCCGGAAGCTGACGCCAGACCCGAGCTGTTCCATTGGTGGAGTAAAGATGGCTGACCAAGGCGCCGCAGATCCTggtaataacaacaataataaaccTGAAGCCTCGGAGGGAACTATTATTAAGGTCACAGTGAAAACCCctaaggacaaagaagaaatcGCCATCGCAGAGGATGCCTCTGTCACTCAG TTCAAAGAAGAGATCTCGAGGCGGTTCAAAGCTAAACAGGACCAGCTGGTTCTGATTTTTGCAGGGAAGATCTTGAAGGATGGCGACAGCCTCAGCCAACATGGCATCAAGGATGGCCTGACAGTTCACCTAGTCATAAAGACAGCACACAA GGCAGGAGATGGTGGTAGCACCTCGGCCTCTAGCTCAACCTCCACTCAAGCAGGCAGTACATCCACCTCTAGTCCAGCCGCCAACCCCTCCTCCACAGCAGGTTCTACTGGCTCTGCTCcaccacccacacagacacccaACATACTGA CTGGCTTTGGTGACCTGGCGAGTCTGGCTGGACTGGGCATGGGCTCGGCTAACTtcatggagctgcagcagcagatgcagagGCAGCTCATGTCCAACCCAGAGATGCTTTCTCAGATCATGGAGAACCCGCTGGTTCAGAACATGATGTCCAACCCAGACCTGATGCGGCAGATGATCATGGCCAATCCTCAGATGCAACAGCTGATGGAACGCAACCCTGAGATCTCCCACATGCTCAACAACCCTGAGCTCATGAGACAG ACCATGGAGTTGGCCAGGAACCCAGCCATGATGCAGGAAATGATGCGGAACCAGGACCGGGCTCTGAGCAACTTGGAGAGCATCCCAGGAGGTTACAATGCCTTGCGGAGGATGTACACAGACATCCAGGAACCCATGTTCAGCGCTGCCAGGGAACAG TTTGGTAGCAACCCGTTCTCAGCTCTAGGTGGCAGCTCTGAGTCCGGTGCCCAGCCATCTCGGACAGAGAACCGGGAGCCCCTGCCCAATCCATGGGGCCCACCAAATTCTTCTAACCCATCTGAGAGTGGAGGGGCCACCACAGGGAGCACTAGCACCACTGGGGGCACCAACCCGAGTGTGTCCAACCCTCTGGGCATCAATCCTGGGAGTTTGGGTAATG GCATTTTCAACAGCCCAGGCATGCAGAGTCTACTGCAGCAGATCTCAGAAAACCCTCAGTTGATGCAGAACATGCTGTCTGCTCCCTACATGCGCAGCATGATGCAGTCACTGGCTCAAAACCCAGAGTTGGCCTCCCAG GTTTTGATGAATAATCCCTTGTTTGCTGGAAACCCACAGCTGCAGGAACAGTTTAGAGCTCAGCTGCCCATCTTTCTGCAGCAG ATGCAGAACCCAGAAGCCCTGTCAGTGATGACCAACCCCCGGGCCATGCAAGCTCTAATGCAGATCCAACAGGGCCTACAGACTCTGCAGACAGAAGCACCTGGCCTCATGCCCAG TTTGATGTCAGGTGGAATTCCTGGCATACCCACAGGAGGGGGCATTCCCACAGAGAACCCGGCCTCCTCACCCAGCAGTGCAGGAACAAACACTgcccagcagcagctgatgcaACAGATGCTCCAGATGTTTGccggaggaggtggaggaggaagcgCGACg ACCCAGACCCCTGAAGTGCGGTTCCAGTCCCAGCTGGACCAGCTGAACGCCATGGGCTTCATCAACCGCGAGGCCAACCTGCAGGCCCTCATCGCTACTGGAGGAGACATCAACGCCGCAATTGAGAGACTGCTTGGCTCACAACCCTCGTAA
- the LOC121192108 gene encoding lens fiber membrane intrinsic protein-like — MFPLKKSCSAAAPVSQLKMYSFMGGGLFCAIVGNILLVVSTATDYWMQYRLSGNYAHQGLWRYCMSNKCYMQTDSIAYWNATRAFMILSGMSCFAGIIAGIMSFAHFSSFERFNRSFAAGIMFFVSTFFVLLGMAIYTGVTVNFLGRRFGDWRFSWSYILGWVAMLMTFFAGIFYICAYRMCECRRGTGPR; from the exons ATGTTTCCACTAAAGAAGAG TTGCTCTGCAGCGGCCCCAGTATCTCAGCTCAAGATGTATAGCTTCATGGGAGGGGGCCTGTTCTGTGCTATCGTGGGTAATATCCTGTTGGTGGTTTCTACTGCAACTGACTACTGGATGCAGTACCGTCTCTCTGGAAACTATGCCCACCAGGGTCTGTGGAGGTACTGCATGTCCAACAAGTGCTATATGCAGACTGACAGCATAG CCTACTGGAATGCCACCAGGGCTTTCATGATCCTCTCAGGGATGTCGTGCTTTGCGGGCATCATTGCTGGCATCATGTCCTTCGCACACTTCTCCTCATTCGAAAGGTTCAACCGCTCCTTTGCTGCAGGAATCATGTTTTTTGTCTCCA CTTTCTTTGTTCTGCTGGGTATGGCCATCTATACTGGAGTGACAGTCAACTTCTTGGGAAGGCGCTTCGGTGACTGGCGCTTCTCCTGGTCATACATACTGGGCTGGGTGGCCATGCTCATGACCTTCTTTGCAG GTATTTTCTACATATGTGCCTACAGAATGTGTGAATGCAGGAGAGGAACTGGCCCACGCTAG
- the LOC121191632 gene encoding ras-related protein Rab-25-like has translation MGSDDSYNFVFKVVLIGESGVGKSNLLSRFTKNEFSHDSRTTIGVEFSTRTVQLDSFTIKAQIWDTAGLERYRAITSAYYRGAVGALLVYDISKHLTYESAERWLKELYDHADPHIVVMLVGNKSDLETLRTVPTEEAKDFADKRGLMFMETSALDSTNVEAAFNEVLTAIHKKVASREVTRGSISAVTLSSPIGPTSEAQEERRGCCKSS, from the exons ATGGGGTCTGATGACTCGTACAATTTTGTCTTTAAGG TGGTTTTGATAGGGGAGTCTGGCGTAGGAAAAAGCAACCTCCTGTCTCGCTTCACCAAGAATGAGTTCAGTCACGACAGTCGCACAACCATCGGTGTCGAGTTCAGCACGAGGACCGTTCAGCTGGACAGCTTCACCATCAAAGCTCAAATCTGGGACACAGCAGGGCTGGAGCGCTACAGGGCTATCACCTCAGC GTACTACAGGGGAGCGGTTGGAGCGCTGTTGGTCTATGACATTAGCAAACACCTGACCTATGAGAGCGCAGAGAGATGGCTGAAGGAGCTGTACGACCACGCAGACCCTCATATCGTGGTCATGCTGGTGGGAAATAAGAGCGACCTGGAGACCCTCAGGACTGTGCCCACAGAGGAGGCCAAGGACTTTGCAG ACAAGAGAGGTCTTATGTTCATGGAAACATCAGCGTTGGACTCCACCAACGTGGAAGCTGCCTTCAATGAAGTGCTCACCG CGATCCATAAGAAAGTGGCCAGCAGAGAGGTGACCCGCGGCTCCATTAGCGCTGTAACTCTATCCAGCCCCATCGGACCGACCAGCGAGGCACAAGAGGAGCGCAGAGGCTGTTGCAAGAGCTCCTAA